A region of Cataglyphis hispanica isolate Lineage 1 chromosome 6, ULB_Chis1_1.0, whole genome shotgun sequence DNA encodes the following proteins:
- the LOC126850425 gene encoding TGF-beta-activated kinase 1 and MAP3K7-binding protein 1-like isoform X5: MSAGIERPASMLFQDSQYNWTDDLPVCKQSGVGFSTNQIYREDGYRQEEHPFEDRSFHCRYDDTTFLYAVFDGHEGTKAANFAMQRVAAEILLGQLNGKSSDEEVKEVLRQAFIAVEKGYLESIGDLLAERASLQFDIPDGLNSYETYQKFPDLVDKLNAINCELSSGTSAVVALVYRGKLYVANVGDSRALLCKTDSNQVLRVIQLSVDHDLRNEDELLRLSQLGLDTESIRQGSHLGNQENTRCLGNYLVKGGYREFEELAASVAEPIIAEPEIHGSIELDDSCRFLLLMSRGLYKSLEEATGTDQVNKELALIAVEQFRVQSTLTGVAQAVVDKVVRIHHDVNMSNTQNTMITSKRDDITLLTAPISIPDEDLSSTSTGITDDNFNTSTTETSTTSDMYQPGARITDRNARIKPYVDFSEYYENVEKRRKEGTLPEDFKRSNADFSRHSL; the protein is encoded by the exons atgtctGCAGGAATAGAACGTCCAGCTTCGATGCTCTTTCAGGATAGTCAATATAATTGGACGGATGATTTGCCAGTCTGCAAACAATCtg GAGTAGGCTTTTCTACTAATCAGATTTATCGAGAAGATGGATATCGACAAGAGGAGCATCCATTTGAGGATCGCAGTTTTCATTGCAGATATGACGACACTACATTTCTTTATGCGGTATTTGATGGTCATGAAGGCACTAAAGCAGCCAATTTTGCTATGCAAAGAGTGGCTGCAGAAATCTTACTTGGGCAATTGAATGGTAAATCAAGTGATGAGGAAGTGAAGGAAGTTCTTCG acagGCATTTATAGCAGTTGAAAAAGGATATCTGGAATCAATTGGTGATTTGTTAGCGGAACGGGCTAGTCTACAGTTTGACATACCTGATGGACTTAATTCTTATGAGACCTATCAAAAATTTCCAGACTTG gtTGACAAGCTAAATGCGATAAATTGCGAACTGTCATCTGGAACCAGCGCTGTGGTTGCCTTAGTTTATAGAGGAAAACTGTATGTCGCGAATGTGGGTGATAGCAGGGCACTATTGTGCAAAACAGACAGCAATCAAGTTTTACGAGTCATACAATTAAGCGTGGATCATGATTTGAGGAACGAAGACGAGCTTTTGAGATTATCGCAACTAGGCTTGGACACTGAATCAATCAGGCAAG gTTCTCATCTTGGAAATCAGGAGAACACGCGCTGCCTTGGCAACTATCTTGTCAAGGGAGGATACAGAGAGTTTGAAGAGTTAGCAGCTTCTGTGGCGGAACCGATTATTGCCGAACCGGAGATTCATGGTAGTATTGAGCTGGACGATTCCTGCAGATTTCTATTGCTCATGTCACGCGGCCTGTACAAATCGTTAGAGGAAGCGACCGGTACCGATCAAGTCAACAAGGAATTAGCTTTGATAGCCGTCGAACAG TTTCGAGTACAATCAACTTTAACCGGCGTCGCCCAGGCGGTGGTCGACAAAGTTGTGAGAATCCATCATGATGTGAATATGAGTAACACGCAAAACACCATGATCACCAGTAAACGTGACGACATAACTCTCCTG ACCGCGCCGATCAGTATACCGGACGAGGATCTCTCAAGTACTAGCACCGGCATCACCGATGATAACTTTAACACATCGACGACTGAGACATCAACGACGTCGGACATGTATCAGCCTGGTGCCAGAATAACAGAC
- the LOC126850425 gene encoding TGF-beta-activated kinase 1 and MAP3K7-binding protein 1-like isoform X6, translating into MSAGIERPASMLFQDSQYNWTDDLPVCKQSGVGFSTNQIYREDGYRQEEHPFEDRSFHCRYDDTTFLYAVFDGHEGTKAANFAMQRVAAEILLGQLNGKSSDEEVKEVLRQAFIAVEKGYLESIGDLLAERASLQFDIPDGLNSYETYQKFPDLVDKLNAINCELSSGTSAVVALVYRGKLYVANVGDSRALLCKTDSNQVLRVIQLSVDHDLRNEDELLRLSQLGLDTESIRQGSHLGNQENTRCLGNYLVKGGYREFEELAASVAEPIIAEPEIHGSIELDDSCRFLLLMSRGLYKSLEEATGTDQVNKELALIAVEQFRVQSTLTGVAQAVVDKVVRIHHDVNMSNTQNTMITSKRDDITLLYRPRRSVYRTRISQVLAPASPMITLTHRRLRHQRRRTCISLVPE; encoded by the exons atgtctGCAGGAATAGAACGTCCAGCTTCGATGCTCTTTCAGGATAGTCAATATAATTGGACGGATGATTTGCCAGTCTGCAAACAATCtg GAGTAGGCTTTTCTACTAATCAGATTTATCGAGAAGATGGATATCGACAAGAGGAGCATCCATTTGAGGATCGCAGTTTTCATTGCAGATATGACGACACTACATTTCTTTATGCGGTATTTGATGGTCATGAAGGCACTAAAGCAGCCAATTTTGCTATGCAAAGAGTGGCTGCAGAAATCTTACTTGGGCAATTGAATGGTAAATCAAGTGATGAGGAAGTGAAGGAAGTTCTTCG acagGCATTTATAGCAGTTGAAAAAGGATATCTGGAATCAATTGGTGATTTGTTAGCGGAACGGGCTAGTCTACAGTTTGACATACCTGATGGACTTAATTCTTATGAGACCTATCAAAAATTTCCAGACTTG gtTGACAAGCTAAATGCGATAAATTGCGAACTGTCATCTGGAACCAGCGCTGTGGTTGCCTTAGTTTATAGAGGAAAACTGTATGTCGCGAATGTGGGTGATAGCAGGGCACTATTGTGCAAAACAGACAGCAATCAAGTTTTACGAGTCATACAATTAAGCGTGGATCATGATTTGAGGAACGAAGACGAGCTTTTGAGATTATCGCAACTAGGCTTGGACACTGAATCAATCAGGCAAG gTTCTCATCTTGGAAATCAGGAGAACACGCGCTGCCTTGGCAACTATCTTGTCAAGGGAGGATACAGAGAGTTTGAAGAGTTAGCAGCTTCTGTGGCGGAACCGATTATTGCCGAACCGGAGATTCATGGTAGTATTGAGCTGGACGATTCCTGCAGATTTCTATTGCTCATGTCACGCGGCCTGTACAAATCGTTAGAGGAAGCGACCGGTACCGATCAAGTCAACAAGGAATTAGCTTTGATAGCCGTCGAACAG TTTCGAGTACAATCAACTTTAACCGGCGTCGCCCAGGCGGTGGTCGACAAAGTTGTGAGAATCCATCATGATGTGAATATGAGTAACACGCAAAACACCATGATCACCAGTAAACGTGACGACATAACTCTCCTG TACAGACCGCGCCGATCAGTATACCGGACGAGGATCTCTCAAGTACTAGCACCGGCATCACCGATGATAACTTTAACACATCGACGACTGAGACATCAACGACGTCGGACATGTATCAGCCTGGTGCCAGAATAA
- the LOC126850425 gene encoding TGF-beta-activated kinase 1 and MAP3K7-binding protein 1-like isoform X2, translating into MSAGIERPASMLFQDSQYNWTDDLPVCKQSGVGFSTNQIYREDGYRQEEHPFEDRSFHCRYDDTTFLYAVFDGHEGTKAANFAMQRVAAEILLGQLNGKSSDEEVKEVLRQAFIAVEKGYLESIGDLLAERASLQFDIPDGLNSYETYQKFPDLVDKLNAINCELSSGTSAVVALVYRGKLYVANVGDSRALLCKTDSNQVLRVIQLSVDHDLRNEDELLRLSQLGLDTESIRQGSHLGNQENTRCLGNYLVKGGYREFEELAASVAEPIIAEPEIHGSIELDDSCRFLLLMSRGLYKSLEEATGTDQVNKELALIAVEQFRVQSTLTGVAQAVVDKVVRIHHDVNMSNTQNTMITSKRDDITLLVRNFNFPLSHALKSPTNQSVRFNPVVQTAPISIPDEDLSSTSTGITDDNFNTSTTETSTTSDMYQPGARITDRNARIKPYVDFSEYYENVEKRRKEGTLPEALVVFYSLPCC; encoded by the exons atgtctGCAGGAATAGAACGTCCAGCTTCGATGCTCTTTCAGGATAGTCAATATAATTGGACGGATGATTTGCCAGTCTGCAAACAATCtg GAGTAGGCTTTTCTACTAATCAGATTTATCGAGAAGATGGATATCGACAAGAGGAGCATCCATTTGAGGATCGCAGTTTTCATTGCAGATATGACGACACTACATTTCTTTATGCGGTATTTGATGGTCATGAAGGCACTAAAGCAGCCAATTTTGCTATGCAAAGAGTGGCTGCAGAAATCTTACTTGGGCAATTGAATGGTAAATCAAGTGATGAGGAAGTGAAGGAAGTTCTTCG acagGCATTTATAGCAGTTGAAAAAGGATATCTGGAATCAATTGGTGATTTGTTAGCGGAACGGGCTAGTCTACAGTTTGACATACCTGATGGACTTAATTCTTATGAGACCTATCAAAAATTTCCAGACTTG gtTGACAAGCTAAATGCGATAAATTGCGAACTGTCATCTGGAACCAGCGCTGTGGTTGCCTTAGTTTATAGAGGAAAACTGTATGTCGCGAATGTGGGTGATAGCAGGGCACTATTGTGCAAAACAGACAGCAATCAAGTTTTACGAGTCATACAATTAAGCGTGGATCATGATTTGAGGAACGAAGACGAGCTTTTGAGATTATCGCAACTAGGCTTGGACACTGAATCAATCAGGCAAG gTTCTCATCTTGGAAATCAGGAGAACACGCGCTGCCTTGGCAACTATCTTGTCAAGGGAGGATACAGAGAGTTTGAAGAGTTAGCAGCTTCTGTGGCGGAACCGATTATTGCCGAACCGGAGATTCATGGTAGTATTGAGCTGGACGATTCCTGCAGATTTCTATTGCTCATGTCACGCGGCCTGTACAAATCGTTAGAGGAAGCGACCGGTACCGATCAAGTCAACAAGGAATTAGCTTTGATAGCCGTCGAACAG TTTCGAGTACAATCAACTTTAACCGGCGTCGCCCAGGCGGTGGTCGACAAAGTTGTGAGAATCCATCATGATGTGAATATGAGTAACACGCAAAACACCATGATCACCAGTAAACGTGACGACATAACTCTCCTGGTGCGAAACTTTAACTTTCCACTGTCGCATGCCCTGAAGAGTCCCACCAATCAGTCTGTCAGATTCAATCCCGTAGTACAGACCGCGCCGATCAGTATACCGGACGAGGATCTCTCAAGTACTAGCACCGGCATCACCGATGATAACTTTAACACATCGACGACTGAGACATCAACGACGTCGGACATGTATCAGCCTGGTGCCAGAATAACAGAC
- the LOC126850425 gene encoding TGF-beta-activated kinase 1 and MAP3K7-binding protein 1-like isoform X4, with amino-acid sequence MSAGIERPASMLFQDSQYNWTDDLPVCKQSGVGFSTNQIYREDGYRQEEHPFEDRSFHCRYDDTTFLYAVFDGHEGTKAANFAMQRVAAEILLGQLNGKSSDEEVKEVLRQAFIAVEKGYLESIGDLLAERASLQFDIPDGLNSYETYQKFPDLVDKLNAINCELSSGTSAVVALVYRGKLYVANVGDSRALLCKTDSNQVLRVIQLSVDHDLRNEDELLRLSQLGLDTESIRQGSHLGNQENTRCLGNYLVKGGYREFEELAASVAEPIIAEPEIHGSIELDDSCRFLLLMSRGLYKSLEEATGTDQVNKELALIAVEQFRVQSTLTGVAQAVVDKVVRIHHDVNMSNTQNTMITSKRDDITLLVRNFNFPLSHALKSPTNQSVRFNPVVQTAPISIPDEDLSSTSTGITDDNFNTSTTETSTTSDMYQPGARITDRNARIKPYVDFSEYYENVEKRRKEGTLPEV; translated from the exons atgtctGCAGGAATAGAACGTCCAGCTTCGATGCTCTTTCAGGATAGTCAATATAATTGGACGGATGATTTGCCAGTCTGCAAACAATCtg GAGTAGGCTTTTCTACTAATCAGATTTATCGAGAAGATGGATATCGACAAGAGGAGCATCCATTTGAGGATCGCAGTTTTCATTGCAGATATGACGACACTACATTTCTTTATGCGGTATTTGATGGTCATGAAGGCACTAAAGCAGCCAATTTTGCTATGCAAAGAGTGGCTGCAGAAATCTTACTTGGGCAATTGAATGGTAAATCAAGTGATGAGGAAGTGAAGGAAGTTCTTCG acagGCATTTATAGCAGTTGAAAAAGGATATCTGGAATCAATTGGTGATTTGTTAGCGGAACGGGCTAGTCTACAGTTTGACATACCTGATGGACTTAATTCTTATGAGACCTATCAAAAATTTCCAGACTTG gtTGACAAGCTAAATGCGATAAATTGCGAACTGTCATCTGGAACCAGCGCTGTGGTTGCCTTAGTTTATAGAGGAAAACTGTATGTCGCGAATGTGGGTGATAGCAGGGCACTATTGTGCAAAACAGACAGCAATCAAGTTTTACGAGTCATACAATTAAGCGTGGATCATGATTTGAGGAACGAAGACGAGCTTTTGAGATTATCGCAACTAGGCTTGGACACTGAATCAATCAGGCAAG gTTCTCATCTTGGAAATCAGGAGAACACGCGCTGCCTTGGCAACTATCTTGTCAAGGGAGGATACAGAGAGTTTGAAGAGTTAGCAGCTTCTGTGGCGGAACCGATTATTGCCGAACCGGAGATTCATGGTAGTATTGAGCTGGACGATTCCTGCAGATTTCTATTGCTCATGTCACGCGGCCTGTACAAATCGTTAGAGGAAGCGACCGGTACCGATCAAGTCAACAAGGAATTAGCTTTGATAGCCGTCGAACAG TTTCGAGTACAATCAACTTTAACCGGCGTCGCCCAGGCGGTGGTCGACAAAGTTGTGAGAATCCATCATGATGTGAATATGAGTAACACGCAAAACACCATGATCACCAGTAAACGTGACGACATAACTCTCCTGGTGCGAAACTTTAACTTTCCACTGTCGCATGCCCTGAAGAGTCCCACCAATCAGTCTGTCAGATTCAATCCCGTAGTACAGACCGCGCCGATCAGTATACCGGACGAGGATCTCTCAAGTACTAGCACCGGCATCACCGATGATAACTTTAACACATCGACGACTGAGACATCAACGACGTCGGACATGTATCAGCCTGGTGCCAGAATAACAGAC
- the LOC126850425 gene encoding TGF-beta-activated kinase 1 and MAP3K7-binding protein 1-like isoform X1 — protein sequence MSAGIERPASMLFQDSQYNWTDDLPVCKQSGVGFSTNQIYREDGYRQEEHPFEDRSFHCRYDDTTFLYAVFDGHEGTKAANFAMQRVAAEILLGQLNGKSSDEEVKEVLRQAFIAVEKGYLESIGDLLAERASLQFDIPDGLNSYETYQKFPDLVDKLNAINCELSSGTSAVVALVYRGKLYVANVGDSRALLCKTDSNQVLRVIQLSVDHDLRNEDELLRLSQLGLDTESIRQGSHLGNQENTRCLGNYLVKGGYREFEELAASVAEPIIAEPEIHGSIELDDSCRFLLLMSRGLYKSLEEATGTDQVNKELALIAVEQFRVQSTLTGVAQAVVDKVVRIHHDVNMSNTQNTMITSKRDDITLLVRNFNFPLSHALKSPTNQSVRFNPVVQTAPISIPDEDLSSTSTGITDDNFNTSTTETSTTSDMYQPGARITDRNARIKPYVDFSEYYENVEKRRKEGTLPEDFKRSNADFSRHSL from the exons atgtctGCAGGAATAGAACGTCCAGCTTCGATGCTCTTTCAGGATAGTCAATATAATTGGACGGATGATTTGCCAGTCTGCAAACAATCtg GAGTAGGCTTTTCTACTAATCAGATTTATCGAGAAGATGGATATCGACAAGAGGAGCATCCATTTGAGGATCGCAGTTTTCATTGCAGATATGACGACACTACATTTCTTTATGCGGTATTTGATGGTCATGAAGGCACTAAAGCAGCCAATTTTGCTATGCAAAGAGTGGCTGCAGAAATCTTACTTGGGCAATTGAATGGTAAATCAAGTGATGAGGAAGTGAAGGAAGTTCTTCG acagGCATTTATAGCAGTTGAAAAAGGATATCTGGAATCAATTGGTGATTTGTTAGCGGAACGGGCTAGTCTACAGTTTGACATACCTGATGGACTTAATTCTTATGAGACCTATCAAAAATTTCCAGACTTG gtTGACAAGCTAAATGCGATAAATTGCGAACTGTCATCTGGAACCAGCGCTGTGGTTGCCTTAGTTTATAGAGGAAAACTGTATGTCGCGAATGTGGGTGATAGCAGGGCACTATTGTGCAAAACAGACAGCAATCAAGTTTTACGAGTCATACAATTAAGCGTGGATCATGATTTGAGGAACGAAGACGAGCTTTTGAGATTATCGCAACTAGGCTTGGACACTGAATCAATCAGGCAAG gTTCTCATCTTGGAAATCAGGAGAACACGCGCTGCCTTGGCAACTATCTTGTCAAGGGAGGATACAGAGAGTTTGAAGAGTTAGCAGCTTCTGTGGCGGAACCGATTATTGCCGAACCGGAGATTCATGGTAGTATTGAGCTGGACGATTCCTGCAGATTTCTATTGCTCATGTCACGCGGCCTGTACAAATCGTTAGAGGAAGCGACCGGTACCGATCAAGTCAACAAGGAATTAGCTTTGATAGCCGTCGAACAG TTTCGAGTACAATCAACTTTAACCGGCGTCGCCCAGGCGGTGGTCGACAAAGTTGTGAGAATCCATCATGATGTGAATATGAGTAACACGCAAAACACCATGATCACCAGTAAACGTGACGACATAACTCTCCTGGTGCGAAACTTTAACTTTCCACTGTCGCATGCCCTGAAGAGTCCCACCAATCAGTCTGTCAGATTCAATCCCGTAGTACAGACCGCGCCGATCAGTATACCGGACGAGGATCTCTCAAGTACTAGCACCGGCATCACCGATGATAACTTTAACACATCGACGACTGAGACATCAACGACGTCGGACATGTATCAGCCTGGTGCCAGAATAACAGAC
- the LOC126850425 gene encoding TGF-beta-activated kinase 1 and MAP3K7-binding protein 1-like isoform X3 yields the protein MLFQDSQYNWTDDLPVCKQSGVGFSTNQIYREDGYRQEEHPFEDRSFHCRYDDTTFLYAVFDGHEGTKAANFAMQRVAAEILLGQLNGKSSDEEVKEVLRQAFIAVEKGYLESIGDLLAERASLQFDIPDGLNSYETYQKFPDLVDKLNAINCELSSGTSAVVALVYRGKLYVANVGDSRALLCKTDSNQVLRVIQLSVDHDLRNEDELLRLSQLGLDTESIRQGSHLGNQENTRCLGNYLVKGGYREFEELAASVAEPIIAEPEIHGSIELDDSCRFLLLMSRGLYKSLEEATGTDQVNKELALIAVEQFRVQSTLTGVAQAVVDKVVRIHHDVNMSNTQNTMITSKRDDITLLVRNFNFPLSHALKSPTNQSVRFNPVVQTAPISIPDEDLSSTSTGITDDNFNTSTTETSTTSDMYQPGARITDRNARIKPYVDFSEYYENVEKRRKEGTLPEDFKRSNADFSRHSL from the exons ATGCTCTTTCAGGATAGTCAATATAATTGGACGGATGATTTGCCAGTCTGCAAACAATCtg GAGTAGGCTTTTCTACTAATCAGATTTATCGAGAAGATGGATATCGACAAGAGGAGCATCCATTTGAGGATCGCAGTTTTCATTGCAGATATGACGACACTACATTTCTTTATGCGGTATTTGATGGTCATGAAGGCACTAAAGCAGCCAATTTTGCTATGCAAAGAGTGGCTGCAGAAATCTTACTTGGGCAATTGAATGGTAAATCAAGTGATGAGGAAGTGAAGGAAGTTCTTCG acagGCATTTATAGCAGTTGAAAAAGGATATCTGGAATCAATTGGTGATTTGTTAGCGGAACGGGCTAGTCTACAGTTTGACATACCTGATGGACTTAATTCTTATGAGACCTATCAAAAATTTCCAGACTTG gtTGACAAGCTAAATGCGATAAATTGCGAACTGTCATCTGGAACCAGCGCTGTGGTTGCCTTAGTTTATAGAGGAAAACTGTATGTCGCGAATGTGGGTGATAGCAGGGCACTATTGTGCAAAACAGACAGCAATCAAGTTTTACGAGTCATACAATTAAGCGTGGATCATGATTTGAGGAACGAAGACGAGCTTTTGAGATTATCGCAACTAGGCTTGGACACTGAATCAATCAGGCAAG gTTCTCATCTTGGAAATCAGGAGAACACGCGCTGCCTTGGCAACTATCTTGTCAAGGGAGGATACAGAGAGTTTGAAGAGTTAGCAGCTTCTGTGGCGGAACCGATTATTGCCGAACCGGAGATTCATGGTAGTATTGAGCTGGACGATTCCTGCAGATTTCTATTGCTCATGTCACGCGGCCTGTACAAATCGTTAGAGGAAGCGACCGGTACCGATCAAGTCAACAAGGAATTAGCTTTGATAGCCGTCGAACAG TTTCGAGTACAATCAACTTTAACCGGCGTCGCCCAGGCGGTGGTCGACAAAGTTGTGAGAATCCATCATGATGTGAATATGAGTAACACGCAAAACACCATGATCACCAGTAAACGTGACGACATAACTCTCCTGGTGCGAAACTTTAACTTTCCACTGTCGCATGCCCTGAAGAGTCCCACCAATCAGTCTGTCAGATTCAATCCCGTAGTACAGACCGCGCCGATCAGTATACCGGACGAGGATCTCTCAAGTACTAGCACCGGCATCACCGATGATAACTTTAACACATCGACGACTGAGACATCAACGACGTCGGACATGTATCAGCCTGGTGCCAGAATAACAGAC